In Ignavibacteriales bacterium, the following are encoded in one genomic region:
- a CDS encoding dCMP deaminase family protein, with the protein MARISKDEYYLNIAREVAERSTCLRRKYGAVIVQTDQIISTGYCGAPRGTVNCIDVNFCLREKRNAKRGEHYEWCRSVHAEQNAIIHSKRLDMMNAKLYLMGIDVKTGSLMDDAEPCKLCQRMIINSGITQVISYGKNNLVKKIDVEKDWIKENIGEVKRIKGKWIVVDESKM; encoded by the coding sequence ATGGCAAGAATCAGTAAAGATGAATATTACCTTAATATCGCTCGTGAGGTTGCCGAGCGATCAACATGTTTACGCCGCAAATATGGTGCTGTCATCGTTCAGACCGACCAAATCATATCGACCGGATATTGCGGAGCGCCACGCGGTACGGTGAACTGTATCGATGTAAATTTCTGCCTCCGAGAAAAACGGAATGCAAAGCGGGGTGAACATTACGAGTGGTGCCGATCGGTTCATGCCGAACAGAATGCCATCATACATTCAAAGCGTCTCGATATGATGAATGCAAAACTTTATCTGATGGGTATAGATGTTAAGACCGGATCTCTGATGGATGATGCGGAACCATGCAAACTTTGTCAAAGAATGATAATCAATTCGGGGATCACTCAGGTAATCTCGTACGGCAAAAATAATCTTGTGAAAAAGATCGATGTTGAGAAAGATTGGATTAAGGAAAACATAGGAGAGGTTAAGCGAATAAAAGGTAAATGGATTGTAGTGGACGAATCGAAGATGTAA
- the hpnC gene encoding squalene synthase HpnC — MKKPEESKYSIDSTKNYTLEESFDYCSVITGTHYENFPVASFFLPHEKRQYIQAIYAFSRVADDYADEGERTSDERLALLENWERQLQQCYEGEASHPIFIALKDTVKRLDIPIEPLRDLLTAFKRDVVQNRYETFDDLLSYCKCSANPVGRLVLIIFNYRDEKLFELSDHICTALQLANFWQDVKIDKEKNRLYIPCEDMKRHNYALDKWNNRVIDDRFKELMKFEVERTREMFYLGAELPALVTRDLQLELKLIWFGGMAILKKIEKQKYDVWNKRPKLRMKDLFLILTRGLIYNDLTFYKKKKPKKEQWDLT; from the coding sequence TTGAAAAAACCTGAGGAATCGAAGTATTCAATTGATTCCACAAAGAATTATACACTCGAAGAATCGTTCGATTATTGTTCCGTTATCACCGGAACACATTACGAAAACTTTCCGGTCGCCTCTTTTTTCTTACCGCATGAAAAGCGACAATACATTCAAGCGATTTACGCTTTCAGTAGGGTCGCTGATGATTATGCCGATGAAGGAGAGAGGACAAGCGATGAACGATTGGCGCTATTAGAAAACTGGGAGAGGCAACTTCAGCAATGCTACGAGGGTGAAGCATCTCACCCGATTTTTATAGCGCTAAAAGATACAGTCAAGCGACTTGATATTCCAATTGAACCGCTGCGGGATTTGTTAACGGCATTTAAAAGAGATGTTGTTCAGAATAGATACGAAACATTTGATGACCTTTTAAGTTATTGTAAATGTTCTGCTAACCCGGTGGGTAGACTGGTGCTAATAATATTCAATTACCGTGATGAGAAATTATTCGAATTATCAGATCATATTTGCACGGCACTTCAACTCGCGAATTTCTGGCAAGATGTGAAGATCGATAAAGAGAAGAACAGATTGTATATTCCATGTGAAGATATGAAGAGACATAATTATGCACTGGATAAATGGAATAATAGAGTGATTGACGATAGGTTTAAGGAACTGATGAAGTTTGAAGTTGAGAGAACGAGAGAAATGTTTTACCTCGGGGCAGAGTTGCCGGCACTGGTTACCCGCGATTTGCAGTTAGAATTAAAATTAATTTGGTTCGGCGGCATGGCGATATTAAAAAAAATAGAAAAACAGAAATATGATGTATGGAATAAACGTCCGAAATTGCGAATGAAAGACCTCTTCCTTATCTTAACAAGAGGTTTAATTTATAACGATTTAACTTTTTACAAAAAGAAAAAGCCCAAAAAAGAACAATGGGATCTGACATAG
- the hpnD gene encoding presqualene diphosphate synthase HpnD — protein sequence MGSDIALTNIGQLKESKSSFAFSFSFLPKRKREALKTVYAFCRTTDDIVDNEKDRSSKIALLQKWRCELENAIKGESTYQILNQLNVVAKRFHIPVQHFFELLKGVEMDLIKNRYNTFEELKDYCYLVASSVGLMSLGIFGPRNDKTREYAINLGIALQLTNIIRDVGIDASYGRIYLPVEDLKKFGYAEEDLFAHRYNESFIKLMEFETERAEEYFRMAKASLPREDKRVMFAAKIMERIYYHTLLRIKQIDYKVFDSSVHIPRTIQFLIAVKYWVKQRMFGL from the coding sequence ATGGGATCTGACATAGCGTTAACAAATATCGGACAGCTAAAGGAAAGCAAATCAAGTTTTGCGTTTTCTTTTTCGTTTCTTCCAAAAAGAAAACGAGAAGCGCTGAAAACTGTGTATGCCTTTTGTCGCACCACCGACGATATAGTTGACAATGAAAAAGACCGTTCATCCAAAATAGCACTCCTGCAAAAATGGCGATGTGAATTAGAAAACGCCATCAAAGGAGAGTCAACATATCAGATTTTGAACCAATTAAATGTTGTTGCAAAACGGTTTCATATTCCTGTTCAACATTTTTTTGAGTTGCTCAAAGGTGTTGAAATGGATTTGATAAAAAACCGATACAATACATTTGAAGAGCTAAAAGATTATTGCTATTTGGTTGCATCATCGGTCGGATTGATGAGCTTAGGAATATTCGGACCTCGCAATGATAAAACCCGGGAGTATGCCATAAATCTCGGAATCGCGCTACAGTTAACAAACATAATCCGAGACGTTGGTATCGATGCGAGTTACGGGAGAATTTATCTTCCGGTAGAAGATCTTAAAAAATTCGGCTACGCCGAAGAAGATCTGTTCGCGCACCGGTACAACGAATCGTTCATAAAATTGATGGAATTTGAAACCGAGCGGGCGGAAGAATATTTCCGGATGGCTAAAGCTTCACTGCCAAGAGAAGATAAGAGGGTGATGTTCGCGGCGAAAATAATGGAACGGATTTATTATCACACCCTTTTACGGATTAAGCAAATCGATTACAAAGTGTTTGATTCATCAGTACACATTCCCCGCACAATCCAGTTTTTAATCGCTGTCAAATACTGGGTTAAACAGCGAATGTTCGGTCTTTAG
- the dinB gene encoding DNA polymerase IV has protein sequence MKTNIAHIDLDCFFVSVERITNPSLLGKPVVVGGDAEGRGVIASASYEARKFGIHSAMSTAQALRLCPQLTVVHGHHSEYSSYSNRLYKRMLDIAPVVERASIDEMYLDFTGCESLYENDLPGYMIELHKLVYKEFNLPCTIALASNKLVAKIAVNQVKPNGVTFIPHGTEEKYLAPLPIGVIPGVGKKTEELLKRNGFQIVNDLQMANPKSLGDLLGMNGDWIYKASHGIGSSQLEVEHTAKSISKEETFSKDISDIGEMEKILHELVQGVCSSLRRKSLKSTTVTVKYRTSDFKTFSKQRKIEPTNFDPDIFDVAKSILGKLHDGKRKVRLIGVGLSDFVNENELTQDLFTNTDKQDSAMKALDSLRKKFGDDVIKIG, from the coding sequence ATGAAAACAAATATCGCTCACATTGATTTGGATTGCTTTTTTGTCTCGGTCGAAAGAATTACCAATCCATCTTTGCTCGGGAAACCGGTTGTGGTGGGCGGTGATGCCGAAGGTCGCGGAGTTATTGCTTCCGCTTCTTACGAAGCACGAAAATTCGGAATCCATTCCGCAATGTCTACTGCCCAGGCACTGCGACTTTGTCCTCAGTTAACAGTAGTCCATGGTCATCATTCTGAATATTCATCATATTCAAATCGATTATACAAGCGGATGCTGGATATTGCACCGGTTGTCGAGAGAGCATCTATCGATGAGATGTATTTGGACTTTACCGGATGCGAATCGCTTTATGAAAATGACCTGCCGGGATATATGATTGAACTTCATAAGCTTGTGTATAAGGAATTCAATCTCCCATGCACAATCGCGCTTGCTTCGAATAAACTAGTCGCAAAAATCGCTGTCAATCAGGTGAAACCGAACGGTGTAACGTTTATACCTCACGGGACGGAAGAAAAATATTTAGCTCCACTACCGATCGGAGTTATTCCGGGTGTTGGAAAGAAGACGGAAGAGTTGTTAAAGAGAAATGGATTTCAGATTGTCAACGATTTGCAAATGGCAAATCCGAAATCGCTTGGTGATTTATTGGGGATGAATGGTGACTGGATATACAAAGCATCGCATGGAATTGGTTCATCGCAGTTAGAAGTTGAGCATACCGCAAAAAGTATAAGTAAAGAGGAAACCTTTTCAAAAGATATTTCAGATATCGGTGAAATGGAAAAGATTCTTCACGAATTAGTTCAAGGTGTTTGCAGTTCGTTAAGGAGGAAATCCTTGAAATCGACTACAGTAACAGTCAAATACAGAACAAGCGATTTTAAAACTTTTTCAAAACAAAGAAAGATTGAACCGACAAACTTCGATCCGGATATATTCGATGTGGCGAAAAGTATACTGGGAAAACTTCATGATGGAAAGAGGAAGGTCAGGTTGATTGGTGTAGGTTTATCAGATTTTGTCAACGAGAATGAACTGACGCAAGACTTATTCACAAACACCGACAAACAAGATAGTGCAATGAAAGCGCTTGATTCACTTCGAAAAAAATTCGGTGATGATGTCATAAAAATTGGTTAA
- a CDS encoding oleate hydratase, with protein sequence MYDSIIIGGGLSGLAATVKLAGVGKKIVLIEQAPRLGGRCYSFVDKTTGDVVDNGQHLLVGAYHNLLDYLDLIGTRHLVSYQERSKVVFFDAMKGQSEFLLKELPRPFNLLLGLFDYKHLRPIDRFKLLRVGVAINNWTSSTERRLEKQNIDEWLTSLGQSENALKYFWHPIAVSIMNESPKIASALLFARALRSTFLGSKNDSAILTPKVGQSELYSEPAIRFLKNHGAVIFLNRQVVSLFLKEGEIKGVITRDGETLEAESVVSAVTNYALSEIIPEEWRKEKPFCDIGKIQNSPIVSVNLWYEKDFMDLDSIGLIDRNFHWFFNRRRIITSKNQTGYISGVISAAHDYVDLANDEIIKLALKDIQLIYPQSKNIKVIDSLVIREKRATISASVDIEHIRPETESKIKRFFIAGDWTNTGLPATIEGAVMSGFKAANKVLALSGNQ encoded by the coding sequence GTGTACGATTCGATTATTATTGGTGGAGGTTTAAGCGGTTTAGCCGCTACGGTAAAACTTGCCGGGGTTGGTAAGAAAATAGTTCTAATTGAGCAAGCGCCGAGATTAGGAGGAAGATGTTATTCATTCGTAGATAAAACCACAGGAGATGTTGTAGATAACGGTCAGCATCTGCTTGTTGGCGCTTACCATAATCTTTTAGACTATTTAGATTTAATCGGCACCAGACATCTGGTTTCATATCAAGAAAGATCTAAAGTTGTTTTTTTTGATGCGATGAAAGGTCAATCCGAATTTTTATTGAAGGAATTGCCGCGACCGTTTAATTTGCTTTTGGGGCTGTTCGATTACAAACATTTACGTCCGATTGATCGATTTAAATTATTGCGTGTAGGGGTTGCAATAAATAATTGGACAAGTTCAACAGAGAGACGCTTAGAAAAGCAAAATATCGATGAATGGTTGACATCGTTAGGGCAATCGGAAAACGCGCTAAAATATTTCTGGCATCCGATAGCAGTATCGATTATGAATGAATCTCCAAAAATCGCTTCGGCACTGTTATTTGCCCGTGCGCTGAGATCGACATTCCTCGGTTCAAAAAATGATTCGGCAATCCTTACTCCAAAAGTTGGTCAGTCTGAACTTTACTCTGAACCGGCAATCCGATTTTTAAAAAACCATGGCGCGGTAATATTTTTAAACAGACAAGTTGTATCATTATTCTTAAAAGAGGGAGAGATCAAAGGTGTAATCACGCGGGATGGTGAGACCCTCGAAGCAGAATCAGTTGTTAGCGCGGTTACTAATTACGCTTTGTCGGAAATCATTCCTGAAGAATGGAGAAAAGAAAAGCCGTTTTGCGATATCGGTAAAATTCAGAACTCACCTATTGTTTCGGTGAATCTGTGGTACGAAAAAGATTTTATGGATCTCGATTCAATAGGATTGATCGATCGAAATTTTCATTGGTTTTTTAATCGGAGGCGCATCATAACATCAAAAAACCAGACAGGATATATTTCCGGTGTAATAAGCGCCGCGCATGATTATGTTGATCTCGCCAATGATGAAATCATAAAATTAGCTTTGAAGGATATTCAACTGATATATCCTCAAAGCAAAAATATAAAAGTGATTGATTCACTTGTTATTCGCGAAAAGAGAGCAACAATCTCCGCGTCTGTTGACATCGAACATATCAGACCGGAGACGGAATCTAAAATTAAAAGATTTTTCATCGCGGGGGATTGGACAAATACCGGCTTGCCGGCAACTATCGAGGGGGCTGTTATGAGTGGTTTTAAAGCGGCAAATAAAGTGTTGGCATTGTCAGGCAACCAGTAA
- a CDS encoding C69 family dipeptidase, whose amino-acid sequence MRKIFLVLLSAIILYSYLNACTNILVTKGASKDGSTMVSYSADSFTFYGELYHFPAAVYPDNAMVDIYEWDTGKFLGRIKQARETYNVVGNMNEHQVVIGETTFGGREELHNSKGVIDYGSLIYLGLQRSKTAREAIKIMTDLVNEYGYYSEGESFSIADPNEVWILEMIGHGDGIKGALWVALRIPDGYIAAHANHARIRTFPLNDPNNCFYAPDLISYAKDRGWFHGKDSEFSFSDTYAPLEFGAVRFCDGRVWSIFRRVNKEAEKYISYLKAENTEQLPVWIKPEKKISVHDVMELMRDHFEGTEFDMTKGVAAGPYGSPYRWRPLTWSYEGQQYFNERPISTPQTGFSFIGQCRSFLPNEVGGVFWFGLDDTYMTVYTPMYTSISSVPYNYAKGRGSLGQFSWESAFWVFNSVSNFAYPKYSLIIDDIKDVQQELEGSFLSKQEMVEKTALALLKSSRGEAINYLTKYSCEMGDLTYKRWKKLGEELLVKYMDGVVKDEYFKPVNVGYPDPFKKYIVQESGEALKVKKMPGADLLTFEEEIQIGDKQLSEKKYAEAKGAYKKALEAKPNEVYPKAQIEKIDKILSEMETLHKSIFTK is encoded by the coding sequence ATGCGAAAAATATTTCTTGTTCTCTTGTCGGCAATCATATTATACTCTTATCTCAACGCCTGCACGAATATACTTGTGACGAAAGGGGCATCTAAGGATGGCTCAACGATGGTTTCGTACAGTGCTGATTCGTTCACATTTTATGGAGAGTTGTATCATTTCCCCGCGGCTGTTTATCCCGATAATGCAATGGTGGATATTTATGAGTGGGATACCGGAAAATTTTTGGGAAGAATAAAGCAAGCCCGCGAAACTTATAATGTTGTTGGAAATATGAATGAACATCAGGTTGTCATCGGCGAAACAACATTTGGCGGAAGGGAAGAACTTCATAACAGTAAGGGTGTTATAGATTATGGAAGTTTGATATATCTCGGACTTCAGAGATCAAAAACTGCTCGCGAAGCAATAAAAATAATGACAGACCTTGTTAATGAGTACGGATATTACAGTGAGGGAGAATCATTTTCAATTGCAGACCCGAACGAAGTATGGATATTAGAGATGATCGGACACGGCGATGGCATCAAAGGCGCACTCTGGGTAGCTCTGCGAATTCCAGATGGATATATAGCCGCTCACGCCAATCATGCACGCATCAGAACTTTTCCGTTGAATGATCCTAATAATTGTTTTTATGCACCCGATCTGATAAGCTATGCAAAAGATCGAGGTTGGTTCCACGGAAAAGATAGTGAATTCAGTTTTTCCGATACGTATGCACCGTTAGAATTTGGCGCAGTCCGTTTTTGTGATGGAAGGGTTTGGTCGATCTTCCGACGCGTCAATAAAGAGGCGGAGAAATATATTTCATACTTGAAAGCCGAAAACACAGAGCAACTGCCTGTCTGGATAAAACCAGAAAAGAAAATAAGTGTACACGATGTAATGGAACTTATGCGCGATCATTTTGAAGGAACAGAATTTGATATGACAAAAGGTGTTGCCGCAGGACCATACGGCTCACCATATCGATGGCGTCCGCTAACCTGGAGTTATGAGGGGCAACAATATTTTAACGAGAGACCGATCTCAACCCCGCAAACAGGATTTTCTTTTATAGGTCAATGCCGATCATTTCTTCCGAATGAAGTTGGTGGCGTATTCTGGTTCGGTTTGGACGATACTTACATGACCGTTTACACTCCGATGTATACTAGCATCTCTTCTGTTCCATATAATTATGCAAAAGGAAGAGGATCGCTTGGACAATTTTCTTGGGAATCGGCATTCTGGGTTTTCAATTCTGTTTCTAATTTTGCTTATCCAAAATATAGCTTGATAATCGATGATATTAAAGATGTTCAGCAGGAATTGGAAGGATCATTTTTGTCGAAGCAGGAGATGGTTGAAAAAACTGCTCTCGCGCTTTTAAAGAGTTCACGTGGAGAAGCAATTAATTATCTGACAAAATATTCTTGTGAGATGGGAGACCTCACCTACAAACGCTGGAAGAAACTTGGTGAAGAGTTGCTTGTGAAATATATGGATGGTGTTGTTAAAGATGAATATTTTAAGCCGGTGAATGTCGGTTATCCGGATCCGTTTAAAAAGTATATCGTTCAGGAATCGGGTGAGGCGCTTAAAGTGAAAAAGATGCCGGGTGCCGATCTGCTAACTTTTGAGGAAGAAATACAAATTGGAGATAAGCAACTTAGTGAAAAGAAATATGCAGAGGCGAAAGGCGCTTATAAAAAAGCGTTGGAAGCGAAGCCGAACGAAGTCTATCCGAAAGCCCAGATAGAAAAAATAGATAAAATATTATCTGAAATGGAAACCTTGCACAAATCTATTTTCACCAAGTAA
- a CDS encoding tyrosine--tRNA ligase: MKDFYKELEWRGFIHTSTPGIEKHLAESQVNAYIGFDPTAPSLHVGSLLPIMGLVHLQRAGHIPIAIAGGGTGMVGDPSGKSQERKLLTLEDLAFNLEGIKKQLARFLDFDSKTNPAKLVNNADWLTKLSLMEFLRDVGKYFSINEMLAKDSVKSRLEKEQGMSFTEFSYSILQSYDYLKLFDLFKCTLQMGGSDQWGNITSGIDLIRRLRSAESYAIVYPLITTSGGVKFGKTEGGTIWLDSELTSPYRFYQFWITTDDRDVVKYLKFFTLLQKERIAELEESVKVAPEKREAHRILAQEVTKMLHGESALAQAERATKIFFGGEIADVSEKELLDIFSDVPSVEIGKNQLDGEGIPLIELMVTATVVKSKGEARRAVQGGGIYLNNIRVAEVEKKVLVTDAYHGKFIVLRKGGKNYFLVKII; encoded by the coding sequence ATGAAAGATTTTTATAAAGAGCTAGAATGGCGCGGTTTTATCCATACTTCAACGCCGGGGATTGAAAAACATTTAGCCGAAAGTCAGGTAAACGCGTACATCGGATTCGATCCGACCGCACCCAGTTTGCACGTTGGTTCGCTGCTACCCATTATGGGACTTGTTCACTTGCAGAGAGCCGGTCATATTCCTATTGCAATCGCAGGTGGCGGAACCGGTATGGTGGGTGACCCGAGCGGTAAATCGCAGGAACGAAAACTTCTCACACTTGAAGACCTTGCGTTCAATTTAGAGGGTATCAAGAAACAACTTGCGCGATTCTTAGATTTCGACTCAAAAACGAATCCCGCGAAATTGGTGAACAACGCAGACTGGCTCACAAAACTTTCGTTGATGGAATTCCTCCGAGACGTTGGGAAATATTTTTCGATCAACGAAATGCTTGCGAAGGATTCTGTCAAATCGCGTTTAGAAAAAGAGCAGGGGATGTCTTTTACCGAATTCAGCTATTCTATATTGCAATCGTACGATTACCTTAAATTGTTCGACCTTTTCAAATGCACGCTTCAGATGGGAGGCAGCGATCAGTGGGGGAATATTACTTCTGGTATCGATTTAATCAGGAGACTACGAAGTGCCGAATCGTACGCGATTGTTTATCCGTTAATAACGACATCGGGTGGTGTCAAATTCGGAAAGACTGAAGGCGGCACAATCTGGCTCGATTCGGAGCTGACTTCTCCTTATCGATTTTATCAATTTTGGATTACGACCGATGATAGGGATGTTGTGAAGTATTTAAAATTCTTCACGCTCTTACAGAAAGAGAGAATAGCAGAATTAGAAGAATCAGTAAAAGTGGCTCCTGAAAAAAGGGAAGCACACCGAATTCTGGCGCAGGAAGTTACAAAAATGCTTCATGGTGAATCCGCCCTGGCACAGGCAGAAAGAGCGACGAAAATATTTTTCGGCGGTGAAATTGCAGATGTCAGTGAGAAGGAACTTTTAGACATCTTCAGCGATGTTCCGTCTGTTGAAATAGGTAAAAATCAATTAGACGGCGAAGGTATTCCGCTTATCGAGTTGATGGTTACTGCCACGGTTGTTAAATCAAAAGGGGAAGCCCGCAGGGCTGTTCAAGGTGGTGGAATTTATTTGAACAATATCCGCGTGGCCGAAGTTGAGAAAAAAGTTTTAGTTACCGACGCATACCACGGCAAATTTATTGTTTTAAGAAAAGGCGGAAAGAATTATTTTCTCGTTAAAATTATCTAA
- a CDS encoding T9SS type A sorting domain-containing protein: protein MNRTLLIFVLLLISVGLYAGEPQMIQRYNRLTNSWAAYPEVSVQWVQQVHQDSLLVADQLQNTVPARWTLQTSDHMGDTVVVTGLVIVPAKVITYTAKGFTMLLRDTSDNQSWSGLLVRVNYNLSAGINDTAAAIQDGFMNPEAGDIVRITGLISEYPTTSMNSATQFQPVKGYAIEIIGSKALPTPISKNVSDFYTGIFSGGKIWYSKGEMYEGMVVELTNLTIDAKVNTLRGTFSMIDASNNQITMLDASKYFTKAGGTTDHPYPDPIWTAIYESPSFIASKIDTIRGFITINSGSEAARGYRICPLYYGDIVFGKVLPSITTHRRNPIIVPSDSSAKISVRAYTLAPDRKISSVTLKYSVDNAAFVSLLMTYKSSDSTYNATIPQFPENTFVKYFIEAVDDDTPAQMTTLASSAFGGASSDTSKGFFFYNVLNRPLTIQDVQYTPFTNGRTPYLGAVVSLSGIVTADIDHLDITQPSGGTSTWYMQSGNSPWSGIWFSDTLSALKSLRNGDSITVTGSVAEDYDVTKLQRITVVTIHSTGNQTPAPVELQSSSISSSAGNGDPVAESYEGMLVRLNNVTVTSINPTFADPTEYQVDDGSGPVLVQQSRKNSYTNIPGDTAGGKTLIKLGDHISTLTGIIYYSFNSYKFVPRNNADFGTITDVSGPGYDLLPTNFVLNQNYPNPFNPNTNIEYRILNSGYVSLKVFNLLGQEIATLVNEQMQQGTYQVTWDATKHSSGVYFYRLIVNNGEYSSMKRMLLVK, encoded by the coding sequence ATGAATAGAACATTACTAATTTTCGTATTACTTCTGATTTCGGTTGGATTATATGCTGGTGAACCTCAGATGATACAACGATATAACAGGCTAACGAATAGCTGGGCAGCTTACCCCGAAGTTTCAGTCCAATGGGTGCAGCAAGTACATCAAGATTCACTCTTGGTTGCAGATCAGTTGCAAAACACTGTCCCGGCAAGATGGACATTGCAAACCTCAGATCACATGGGTGATACTGTGGTTGTAACAGGATTAGTAATAGTGCCTGCAAAGGTTATTACTTATACTGCCAAGGGGTTTACAATGTTGTTAAGAGATACAAGCGATAATCAATCGTGGAGCGGATTATTGGTGCGTGTAAATTATAACTTGTCGGCAGGGATAAATGATACAGCTGCTGCAATTCAAGATGGTTTCATGAATCCTGAAGCTGGTGATATTGTTAGAATCACCGGGTTGATATCAGAGTATCCAACAACTTCAATGAATAGTGCCACGCAATTTCAGCCGGTTAAAGGATATGCGATCGAGATAATCGGAAGCAAGGCACTACCGACTCCGATATCGAAGAATGTTTCTGATTTTTATACCGGAATATTTTCAGGTGGAAAAATCTGGTATTCTAAAGGTGAGATGTACGAAGGAATGGTTGTGGAATTAACGAATCTAACAATTGATGCAAAAGTGAATACGCTTCGCGGTACATTCAGTATGATCGATGCAAGTAATAATCAGATTACTATGCTGGATGCTTCTAAATATTTCACGAAGGCAGGTGGAACGACTGACCATCCTTATCCAGATCCGATTTGGACTGCTATATATGAGTCACCTTCTTTCATAGCATCGAAGATTGACACAATACGTGGATTCATAACTATTAATTCAGGTTCCGAAGCAGCGCGCGGATATCGTATCTGTCCGCTTTATTACGGTGATATTGTTTTCGGCAAAGTGCTTCCATCGATCACAACGCACCGACGGAATCCGATTATTGTTCCATCTGACAGCTCCGCTAAAATTTCGGTGAGAGCATACACTCTTGCACCGGACAGAAAAATATCATCCGTAACTTTGAAATACAGCGTCGATAATGCCGCATTCGTTTCTTTGCTGATGACATACAAGTCATCCGATAGCACATACAACGCTACAATTCCCCAATTCCCCGAAAATACATTTGTAAAATATTTCATAGAGGCAGTTGATGATGATACACCAGCGCAAATGACGACACTAGCATCTTCCGCTTTCGGTGGTGCTTCGTCTGATACATCTAAAGGATTTTTCTTTTATAATGTTTTGAACAGACCGTTGACTATTCAGGATGTGCAGTACACACCGTTCACGAACGGAAGAACACCATATCTCGGTGCGGTTGTTTCATTATCGGGTATAGTCACTGCCGATATAGATCATCTTGACATTACTCAACCATCCGGTGGCACAAGTACATGGTATATGCAATCCGGTAATTCTCCGTGGAGCGGTATCTGGTTCTCCGACACGCTAAGCGCTCTAAAATCTTTGAGGAACGGAGACAGCATAACTGTAACAGGATCTGTTGCCGAAGATTATGATGTAACCAAATTACAAAGAATTACTGTAGTAACAATTCATTCAACCGGTAATCAAACACCTGCACCGGTTGAATTACAATCATCCTCAATCAGTTCCAGCGCCGGCAATGGCGACCCTGTTGCCGAATCTTATGAAGGGATGCTTGTTCGTTTAAATAATGTTACCGTTACCAGCATTAATCCTACTTTTGCTGACCCGACTGAATATCAGGTTGATGACGGAAGCGGACCTGTGCTTGTTCAACAAAGCAGAAAAAATAGTTACACAAATATTCCGGGTGATACAGCCGGCGGGAAGACACTCATTAAGCTCGGAGATCATATCTCAACGTTGACAGGTATTATTTATTACAGCTTCAACAGTTATAAATTTGTACCGCGCAACAATGCCGACTTCGGAACAATCACCGATGTTTCAGGTCCCGGTTACGATTTGCTACCGACAAATTTTGTACTCAACCAAAATTATCCTAATCCGTTCAATCCAAACACCAATATCGAATATCGGATATTGAATTCCGGATATGTATCTTTGAAAGTGTTTAATCTTCTCGGTCAGGAGATAGCTACGCTCGTCAACGAACAAATGCAACAAGGTACTTATCAAGTTACTTGGGATGCAACGAAGCATTCCAGCGGTGTATACTTCTACAGGCTCATTGTCAATAACGGTGAGTATTCGAGTATGAAACGTATGCTTCTTGTAAAATAA